The Mycolicibacterium aichiense region AGGTCTGGTTCGAAAACCAGGCCCTGCTCGCGGCCGTGCTGATTGGCCTTCCTGTCGCACGTCATCGTCAATCTCGCTGGTGACGAGCCAGAAATCCCACTGCGTCGTGCTGCTGGCGAATCGCGGGTCCTTTGCGACCGCCTTCGCGTACGACTTGATCTGGTTCAGTTCGGTCAGACTCGCCACCACCTTGGGAGCCTTCAGCTCCACCACGAGGTGCCTGTTGCGGTCATGCTCGGTGGCCGCGGCCGATAACAGGAGATCGAGGCGACCTACCGTGCCATCGAGGCGTTTGACCGGGGTCTTGTCGGCGCGGTCTTCCCCGAGGAGTTCGAGGTGTCGGTCCAGCGCCGCACTGAGGCCCCGTTCGCTGACCATGAAGTTGTACTGCTCGCCGAACACCCACAGCTCGCGCTCCAAGATGCGGTGCAAGTGCTCGCGCTCTCCAACCATTTTGTGGGCCTCGGGATCGAACACAATTAGGTCGAGGGCGCGCAGAAACTCCAAGCGGTTGGTGACGTCCGTCGAGGCCTGAATGACTCGCGAGAGTCCGGTGTTTCGCAAGAGCCGGTCCAGCTGCTCGCGCTCTTCCGCGGGTAGGCCGACGTACTCGTCGAGCAGGGCACCGACGTCTCCCGGGCGCTGCTGGATCGAGTCCTTGAGCAACCCCAACGTCAGGCGCTTCTTGCTCTTTTCCTTGGGAATGTGCCGCCGGATCGACGTGGCGACTACATCGAACGTGGCTCGCTCGACCTTCTCCTCCTCCGAGGCAGGCTCGCCTTCATAGGGGTAGACGTTGCCGGACTTCCACTCCTCTACAAGCTCGCGGCGCCGCTCGGCGCGTCGAGCATCGAGGTAGTCGTCAAGCACCTGGTCCAGTTCGTTTAGAAGCCCGCCCAGAACGGTTGGCGTCGTCTCCATCCGGGCGAGGAGCCACTGGTCGTGGTGCTCGGGCATCGCGTCCCAGAGCAGGTAGGCCGAGTAGGTGAAGTCGGGCCCCGGCGCGGTGTCAAGCGTGTCGATGACGACAGCGTCGCCATCGCAGAGATGGATGGTCCGTTCCTTGGCTTTGGTCCACTCGATGACGCGCAACTTCGCGTGGTGGAGGGTGCCGTCGTGTTCCCATTCGACCGGAAGCACGGTGTCGCGAGCGATGTTGTCTGCGGGCTGGATGCGCTGACCGTCGTAGGTGACCGCGACCCCGGTATGGGTGATGAGGTAGGGCGCGAGGGTCGTACCAATCCGCTCACTGGCGGTGTCGCGGTCGAGCGGATCCAGCGACTCTTTGCCCTCGGCGATGAACCGCGTCCCCGTCTCGGCTCCAGTCTCGATCGCGTCCGAGACCTCAACATCTGTGCGGCTGGTTGCTCGGGCTCGGATCCGGGTCTGCACCCGCTTCCCGTCGATGCGATCGCCGACGGTCTCCCAGGTGACCTGCGTCCCCAGCGCGAAGGCGCGGAGCCGGCCTTGGCCGAAGCGTCCGTGCAAAGGTCGCCGCTCGCCCTTGCTGCGCAGAGCAGTCCTCTTCCATGAGTTGCCGACCCATTTGAACTCAGTGGCGATGTCTTCCGGCGCCATGCCGTGGCCGTCGTCGGTGACCTCGGCTCCCACCACGACGTCGGTCTCGTTCCGATGCAGCACTACATCGACGTGGTGGGCGTCGGCGTCGAGGCTGTTCCAGACGAGTTCGATCACGGCCCTGACCGGATCGTTCTCGTGGGCGAGCTTCTGGACGTGATCGTCGCCAGCTTCGAGCCGATACGTCTGCACGCGCGTATCTTGCCAGGCGGTACAGACACGCGGGGCTAAGACAACAGCGGGAGCGCCGCGTCGATGATCGCCTTGCCCGCTTCGGTTCCGGCGGCGGTCGCGATGGAGGTCATTGCGACGGTGGCCAATGTCTTCAGCCGGCCCGGCTGCGGTTGCTCAGACTTCGACTCGGCGCGGATCTCAGAAGCCAACTGCTCAGCGTCCGCCCGCGCAAGATCGTCGGTCACGGCGGGCAACGCATGCTCGATCGCCTCTACGAGGGCCTGCGCCTGCTCGATCTTCTGCTGAACGTTCACGGTCTGCGTCGCGCCAGGGCTGTGGAACGCAACGGCGACGCCGCTGCTTCCCTCGATATGCAGGTAGGGGCTGTTCACGTCGGCGACGCCCGGGAGGTCACGCACCGACTTGCCGGACGCGGCATACCTCTCACCGTACGGAGTCAGGTGCGGCCCGAGGATGGTGCCCCCGTAGGTGGTGCGGCCATCTGCGTAGCCCTCGTCCACGAGCCACTTGACCGCGGCGGTGAGCTCGTCGCGGGTGACCTCGGTGTCAGACCACAACGTCGCCGCCATGAAGGACTCGGGCAGTGCCTGCGAGATGGTTGTCCCATTGACCCGCAGGTCGTAGAGCCACGCAAGCACGCCGTCTCGCAGACGCCACAGACGCTCCGCCTTGTTCATCCGCTGTTCCTCCTCGGCTCGATCGCGTCAGCGTAGGCCGGGCGTCCGACACCGACGCCTACACCGAGGCGTCACTCCGCAAGCGCCCGGCCGAACGCAACCCTGAACTTCTCCTGCTGCCCCGAGGACGGGAAGGGAACACGGATCTTGCTTACCGGCAGGCCTGCTCCAGCCAACGCGGGATACGCCACGTCGTACACGTCGGCCTTGATCAAGATGATGCGTTCGGGGTCCAGCTCGACAATCCGATCAAGCAGCGCCGGAACGTATGGCGACAAGTCGGAACCGTCGACCGGATCGGGCTCAGGTCGACCAGGAAGACCCCCGCTCCCGCAGCTGCGCTAACAGCGACGGTTTGTTGTCCCGGTTGAGATCGGCGGCTGGCAGGATCGCCCGCGCGACCGCCCGGAACAACCAGTCGTGCCGCGCCACGTCCGGGAAGTAGAAGTAGCGGTCATCGGCATCGGGCGGCGCTTGCGCCACCAGCAGGAGCCCGACCTGGTCAGGCTGGTACGGCCGAGCGGCCGCGGCGCGGCGGGCGCGGAACTTAGCGACGGAGGTGTCATCCCGCGGCGTGGCAGGTTGAGACCCTGCCGGAGTCGGCGGGTTGGTGTCGGACACCGTCAGCGCCTGCGCCCCGTCGAAGGTGCCCCGCCGAGGACCTCGCGGCCGCCATACAACAGCTCCGGGTTCTGGACGAGCCCGCGGGCCTTGCCACGCGGTCCTTTTTGCTGCGCCGGTCGCAGGGCGTTTTTCTGGATCTGCAGTGCCCGCTCGTAGAGACGCTGGTACGAGGGACCCTTCTCGGCGAGGCGCGCCGTGTCGTTGACGATCGCCTGGAGTCGCCCGAGGCCCTCGGGTCCGAGCGGATGCTTGGCCGCCAACTCGGACAGTTCGCGGTGGATGTGACCGAGCCCTTCTCGACCATTGTTCGCAGAGTTCTTCGCGGCGGGTACCGAAACGCCGGCTTCACGGTTGCTAGTACGGACCGCGGACACGCGGCGCAGAAGGTCGAGGAGCCCGTCGGACCGGTCATTCAGGGACCGGCGCCGCAGTCGGGCCGCCAAGCTGTCGAGCATCCGGATCTCCCCCGCGGTGAGTGGACGATCGGCAGGGATCAGCTCGACGCGGGCCACCACGGCGGCGATCTCTTCAAGCTTGGGCGTCGGGCGCCACGGCTTCTTGCTCTGCATGGTGGGTCAGCGTAAGCGCAGGGGCAGAGGAACCTGTCGACTCGAACCGCGATTGCCCTCTTTCAGGTTCGCCGATCGCCGTTGAGTGCGTTGATCGCATCAACATCCCTAGATGTATCCGCAGCTCGCGCCGCGTCGTTTGGCGTGCATCGACAGCCTGATTTGTGCTGTTAGGCCAGTTCAGTGTCATTTCCGCGCCGAGTTCAATTCCCGGCAGCTCCACAACAGAAGAAGGCCAGGCCGCCCCGTCCGGGGCGGCCTGCCTTTTTCAAAAGACCTTTTCAACATCTAGGTCGAGGATGCTTGCTGTTGGTGCGTTAGGGGATCCACAGTCAGTCTCCGTCCAACTTGTGCTCAAGCTCGGCGACTCCAACTGGGTCGAGGGTGTCCGTGCGAGCGCGGAGCGTAGGGAGATCGACCCACAGATGGTCTGCCAGTTCGGCTGACTGCCTTGTCCATCGAAGTCCGTCGACCAGTGCGCGGATGGTGATGAGCGTCGCGCAGCGAGTTCATCGACGATGCGTTCTTCCCCCGCGCGCCCAACTGGGGCACTCGGTATGGGTCCGCGCTCAGGGTGGATTAGCTCAACGCCACCAGGCTCGCCGTAGCCTGACACTCTCTCCGGGAATCACCCCGCTGAACTCACGGCCAGGCGGGGTGATTTTCGTCGTTCACTGGTACCTGCATCCGTTACCTGCGCCTATGCTTGGAGACATGCCGTCCACCCGTGCCACTTCGACGCGCGCCGAAGGAACTGACGCACGCGAAGCTGAGCAGCGGGGACGTGACGCTAGCGACGAGGAATTTATCGGCGCATACGCTGCCGAGAGATCGCGTTGGACGGAGCTCGCCGAGCGGCTGAAGTGACTGCGCCGGGTCGCGAGTTTGTGTACCTCACTTCTGGTCAGATAGCTGAAATAAACGCTGATCAGGAAAACGGTGGCACTGTCCGCGACGGCGATGCCCTCGACCGCAGTGTGGATCGCCCCAAGACCGAGCTGGTGGATGGCGGGTTTCTCACCGTCTGGGAAAAAGCCGCGGCTTATGCCCACGGTCTAGCCAGAAACCACCCGTTCCTTGAGGCCAACAAGCGCACCGCCTGGTATGCGGCGGTGACGTTTCTGCGGCTCAACGGCATCGTCTTTCCCGAAGTGCCCACCATCGAAGCGGAGATATTTATTCGGGCGGTGGCGCAGGAGGTGTTCAAAACTGACGAGGACCCGGACTTAACACTCGGTCGATCGGCCGAATGGTTCGAGGCGAAATGGCGCAACCAACGGGTGGGCCACTCGACTCACCCGGAGTTGGAGTACGTGTACCTGGCCGGCGACGTGCGCGGTACCGAGGAGATTGACGCTTTCCAGGCAAAGGTTCTTGGACCAGGAACCCTGACCGCGATGGGTGCCGGCATGCATCGCCTGGTGGTCAGGGCGGAGGAACCGGCCAAGGTGTTCCCCATTGCAAACACCAGGTTCTTCGTCGTCGGGCGATGGTGGCGCGCACCGCTTCACGGAACGATGACTGCGACGGTCCATCAGCCCGCCGGCGCGAAGCCCGTACGCCGCAACAAGGCGGAGATGAACCTGACAGCTATTCAGCCGATCACCATCGAGACGATGCTGCCCGAATATGCGCCATACGGTCAGCTGCCGCTCCTATTTTGGATTGAGTTGCGGCCGGTGTTCTTGGATCTAGGTGCCGACCCCTACCAGGTGGTCGTCGACGTGAATGGTGAAGTGATCGCCCGAATTCCACTGCGAGTGCAGCTCTTTGGGACGGTTCCGGAACACCTGTAGTGGTACCGCTCTGCCTCACCGGGCGTCAGTGAAGACATCACCCATCGTGGCTCCCGGTCGACGCTTGGCCACCAGACCTATTACGTGCCGGCGGGCGGCGTTCTCGTTGTGATGGGTCTTCTTCCATTTGTGGTCGTTGGTGCATTCCGTCCAGCTGAGACGCCACATGGGTCGCCCGTCGTTGAGCTCAGTTGTCAGCGTCACGCTGGTGACATAGGTGCTCAGAACGGTTGAACCCCTTCGATGCTCACCGTCATGCCGTGGCTTGTCGCGTCGTTGAGGAACGTCGTGCCGTCACTCGTCGGCGTGATCGTCCATCCGAATGCCTTGTAGATCGTCCCGTAGCTCAGAGTCTTGAACGGCTGCTGGCCGATGTCCCCGATACCCCATTCGAAATCGCCTGTCGTGGTGACATTTACGCCGTTCGCTGGCGCCCCATACATCATGGGCGTGTCGATCACGAACTTGACCAGACATCCGACGCGACCCGCAGTGATCTGGCAGACAGTTTTCTTCGACTGAGTGCCCACCCAAACATCGCCGCCTCGGGTCGACAGCATGACAACGGCAGGCGTCGGTGGCGGCGGCAGGGCACTCGGAGGCGCTGGTATGGCAGCGGGGGCAGGGCCTGCGACGTTCGATACGGGAGGCGCCGGTGCATCGACGTTGGAGGTCTGCGCTCGATCATTCCGAAGGACCCACACCGCGGTACCGGCGGCAGCCACTAGCGCCAGGCTGGCTGCGACGGCGAGGGTAGTGATCAGGCGCGGGGTCAATCGCCGCTCGGGATCAGCCCACGAGCCGGTTTCCGGGTAGTCCCCCGCCGACGACCATGCCTGAGCTGCTTCCGTATGCATCGCCGCGAGGCCGGCTAGCTCGGTCGGGTCGCTGGGTTCGGTCATTGCTTCCGCCAGGGTTTGCAGCCGTAGCTGACGAAGTACTCGCCAGCGTTGACAGTGACGACGCCATGCTCGCCGACCGCCACCTGACCACCCGCGATCATATTGGCGATCTCGATGGTGGGTGTTCGGGTGCGAGTCCAGTTGCACGGCCGGCCATTTGCTCGGCGCGACCCCTCGGTCATGTAGGTGCCAGCTGCGCTGCCGTCGATGTGGTAGTAAGTGCCGTCGTTGTCCATCCCGGGACTACTGGAGTGGGGGCCTGTCGCGAGATAGGCGACACAGCCCCCAGCCAGCACAAGAGTCCCGACGATCAGGATGGCCTTGCCGGCGTTAGGCATCGGCTTTGATGGCCGAATTGGTGTGGGGATCGGTGCGGGACTGCCCGGCGCGACCGGCCCCCAGGTGCTGCCGTCCCAGTAACGCTGGCCATTGCCGCCAGCCGGGTCGGGGTACCAGCCCGCGGCCGCGGCGGCCGTCGGCGGCACAGCCATGGCGGCCGGGAATGAGGTGTCACATTTCGCGCACCGGATTCGCGGCGTCGTCGACTCGGCGGACATCGTCAACCGCGCTCCGCATGCGGGACACACGATCGATCCCTTAGCTGGCGTCACAAACGGAACCCCCCGGACACTGCCAGTTTCCTGTGGGCAGCAGATTACGCCGATTGGAGCAGGTGAGTTGGGCTAACAGACGGGCATCTGGGTGGCCGCGCACTGATCGTGTTGAAATTTTCAACAGCGCGACCGATAAGTCCAGGCCGGAGAGGGTCACGTCAGATCCGCATTCCGACCCGAATCGCCCGTCTACCAGCCGTTTTTGGGCCGACGTCCAAGGGTTCAATTCCCGGCAGCTCCACAACAGAAGAAGGCCAGGCCGAAAGGCCTGGCCTTCTTTGTTGCCACTACATCTTGAAACTCGGCACCAGCCTGGTGAGGTTCCACAACTGGTTGCGCCGAGCCGCCAGCGACGTCAGCAGCATTGAGCCCAACCACAGCGCGACCATGAAGATCAGTGCCTGCCATAGCCGACCGTCGATGCCGCCGAGGATCAACTGGCGTAGTCCATTGACGCCGTACGTCATCGGGTCGAGCCGGTGGAAAGCCTGGAACGGCTTGGTGGTGGTCTCGACCGGATACAGTCCGCCGGCGCTGACCAGTTGCAGCATCAGCAGGGTCATCAGCAACACCTTGCCCAATACCGGGCCGAGAAGGGCGCTGATCGCCTGCGCCACCGCGATGAACGCGCACGACGCCAGCATCATGAAGCCCAGCATCGCCACCGGATGCTCGGCGTGGACGTGCAGCGCGAAATGCACGACGCAGTACAGGATCACCGCCTGGGGAATGCCGATCAGGACGGCCGGCAGGTAGCTGGCCAGCGTCACCCGAAGCGGACTGATCTCCGCGGCGATGGCGCGGTTCTGCAACGGGCGGAACGCCATCCACAACAGCATGGCGCCGAAGAACAGCGCGAGCGTGAGGAAGAACGGCGCCATGCCGGTGGCGAAGTTCGGCGCCGAATTCTCGTGTGAACTCGTCAGCTGAACCGGACCGCCGATCGTGTCGGCGATCGCGTCCTTCTGCTGGGGGCTCCAGTCGGGAACCTTCTGCGCGCCCTCGGATAGCTTGGTCGCCAGCTCGTTCGCCCCGGAACTCAGCTGCGCTGTACCGGATTTCAGCTGCCGGGCGCCGTCGTCGAGTTTGACGATGCCGGCGTCGAGCTGTGCATTGCCCGACGCCACCTGCTGGGCGCCATCACGCAACTGAGTGAGCTTGTCGGAGAGTTCCTTGCCCTTGGCCGAGATGTCGGTCAGCGCGGAACCGAC contains the following coding sequences:
- a CDS encoding ATP-binding protein; protein product: MIELVWNSLDADAHHVDVVLHRNETDVVVGAEVTDDGHGMAPEDIATEFKWVGNSWKRTALRSKGERRPLHGRFGQGRLRAFALGTQVTWETVGDRIDGKRVQTRIRARATSRTDVEVSDAIETGAETGTRFIAEGKESLDPLDRDTASERIGTTLAPYLITHTGVAVTYDGQRIQPADNIARDTVLPVEWEHDGTLHHAKLRVIEWTKAKERTIHLCDGDAVVIDTLDTAPGPDFTYSAYLLWDAMPEHHDQWLLARMETTPTVLGGLLNELDQVLDDYLDARRAERRRELVEEWKSGNVYPYEGEPASEEEKVERATFDVVATSIRRHIPKEKSKKRLTLGLLKDSIQQRPGDVGALLDEYVGLPAEEREQLDRLLRNTGLSRVIQASTDVTNRLEFLRALDLIVFDPEAHKMVGEREHLHRILERELWVFGEQYNFMVSERGLSAALDRHLELLGEDRADKTPVKRLDGTVGRLDLLLSAAATEHDRNRHLVVELKAPKVVASLTELNQIKSYAKAVAKDPRFASSTTQWDFWLVTSEIDDDVRQEGQSARPRAGPGFRTRPARSPRRPSQGLGSRLGPDHRRGQAQARLLPEELAT
- a CDS encoding type II toxin-antitoxin system death-on-curing family toxin; its protein translation is MTAPGREFVYLTSGQIAEINADQENGGTVRDGDALDRSVDRPKTELVDGGFLTVWEKAAAYAHGLARNHPFLEANKRTAWYAAVTFLRLNGIVFPEVPTIEAEIFIRAVAQEVFKTDEDPDLTLGRSAEWFEAKWRNQRVGHSTHPELEYVYLAGDVRGTEEIDAFQAKVLGPGTLTAMGAGMHRLVVRAEEPAKVFPIANTRFFVVGRWWRAPLHGTMTATVHQPAGAKPVRRNKAEMNLTAIQPITIETMLPEYAPYGQLPLLFWIELRPVFLDLGADPYQVVVDVNGEVIARIPLRVQLFGTVPEHL
- a CDS encoding DUF2510 domain-containing protein — translated: MSAESTTPRIRCAKCDTSFPAAMAVPPTAAAAAGWYPDPAGGNGQRYWDGSTWGPVAPGSPAPIPTPIRPSKPMPNAGKAILIVGTLVLAGGCVAYLATGPHSSSPGMDNDGTYYHIDGSAAGTYMTEGSRRANGRPCNWTRTRTPTIEIANMIAGGQVAVGEHGVVTVNAGEYFVSYGCKPWRKQ